The Penicillium oxalicum strain HP7-1 chromosome V, whole genome shotgun sequence genomic interval AGGCGCCGGTTTTGCTGTCCCCGATGATGTACCCAGGACGGTGAATGGCGACGGGAAGGTCCCGGTCTCGCATGCGCCGGACCATTTGCTCGGCTGTCCATTGGCTTGCCGAATATCCCAAATCATATCGAAGGGCTTGCAGATGCGGCAATAATGGATCATCTTCAAGGACCCGGAGTGTGCCTAGGATGAACCCCGTGGGCCCCCAAACATCGATGCTGGACATGTAGTGGAAAGATTTTCTCTTGCCCAAAGCTGCGACTCGTAGCACATTTTTGGTTCCCACAACATTTGAAGGGTAGTGAGAGGCGTAAGTTTCACAGAAGTTCACTTTCGCACCCAGGTGAAAGACGACCGAGGCCCAATTCGTGAGCCAGGTGAAACGTTCAGTGCCCAACCCAAGATCGGGTTCTATTATGTCACCTTCCAACACCATGATCTTTTGTATCAGCGTCAATGAGGTTGGCCAAAGATCATATCGCTCCAGTGTCTGCTGGATGCGATCGGCCCCATTGACCGAACCTTGTCTTCGCGCCAGGCAGGCGACCTGCTTTACTTCTGGCATGTCCAGCAGGTAGCGTAGAAGATTCGCGCCAACGAATCCGGTTGCGCCAGTCAAGAACACATGACCTTCGTTGTGAGCTGTCCAGTCTACAACTGTCTCAATGTTGTCGACAAGCCCAACGTCTCGAATTCATGTTCGAGTCTCATCAGTTGCATGGGCAGGCGAGACTGTCGAGGTCATGTTATCGACCAGAGAAACAAGATCTCGTAGTCGGGTGTTTTGCAGGAACTGCTCCATAGAGATATGACAATCCAGATCTCTCCGAATCAGAGAGATCAAGGCCGCGTTTTGTAAAGAGTTGGCGCCTTGCTCAATAAAGTCGTCATGGTCGGAAACGTGCGACTGCGGAAGGATTTGCTTCCATAACTTTTTAATGACATCCTTCGTGGTCAGACCTCCGGCTGTGTGGAGGCACTGAGCTGAATGGGTTTGGTGATCTTGGTTGTTCTTCCATTCCGTATAGCGGTCTTGAAGCGCTTGTCGATCTACCTTGCCGTTGACGGTCAACGGGAGCTCCTTGACTAGCTCAACATAATCCGGGGCCATGTACGATGGCGATCGCTCACGGACAAATGCCAAAATGGACTCCACCTTGATGTTTTGCTGACCATTTGTTTTGACAAATGCCACAAGCAAGGATACGCCATTGTTGACGGTCGAAGGAACATGGACCACTGCCGCCGATTCGACGCCATCGTGGCAAAGCAAGTGAGCCTCTACCTCGGAAAGCTCAACTCTGAAGCCACCGTGCTTGACCTGTCTATCCCGGCGGCCACAAAAGTCCAAGCATTTCAAGTCTGATCTCCACTTTGCATAGTCCCCCGTTCGGTATAAGCGGACAGATCCTTGGATGTTGCCCGGAGACTCTTGAACGTTCAGGACACTGCGATCCAGATGTATAAAGCACTCTTCAGTTTTGGCGGGCATATTCAAGTACCCTGCTGAGAGTTGGGGTCCTGCAATGCATATTTCTCCTTCAATGCCACTTTCCCGAATTGGCTGCAAATTTTGGTCAAAGAGGTAGACATTCAGATCACCCACTGCCCGACCGATGCTGATCCGGTCTTGTTTcagttcttcttcgctcACCAGCATCGCCGTGGCAAGTGTGGTACATTCAGTCGGGCCGTATGTGTTCCACAGATATTTCGGCGGTTTACACATTGCGCGCATTGCCTTGACACTGGCAACGTCCCCTGCGCTCATGACATGTCGTAAACTTTGAAAGATAGAAGGCTCTCCGAAAACCAGGATCTCCATCAGAGCTACAGGGAGCATTATCACCGTTACCCCTTGATGCTCCAAGAAGCTTTTGAGACGGGGAGGGTCAGTGACGGTGGTCTTTTGAATGGCAACGGCAGTGGCTCCAGAGAGCAGGGTCACCCAGATCTCAAAGAGACTAAGGTCAAACCCCGGGTTATTGAAATGTGTCACTCTATCATCTGGACTCAATGGGGTGAATGGGGTCTTGTTGGCCAGGTGCATGATGTTTTGAGCCCTAATCTGGACCGGCTTAGGCCTTCCCGTAGAGCCCGACGTGAAGAGAATGTGAGTGCGATGCTCCGGGCTCAGAATAGCAGGAGATGCTAACTCATCGTCAAAGTTACAATGAGCATCAGATGCTGGGGTGCTTTGGAGAGTAATGTAGTCCATGCCCTCCACCCGCTGATCACTTCGTTCGACGCCCTGCGCGGCGACAATCACGCGTTTGACTCCAATGTCGTGAAACATGCGCGAAATCCTAGTCCTAGGCATTGCAGGATCCACAGGAACGCAGGTTCCTCGAGCAAATATCACGGCGAGCTGTGCAACCACCAGATTGACTccagggggaagaagaatgcCAATTGGCTCCTCCCGCCCAATCTTGTTCTGATCGAGTGTTTGAGCCAAGCcctgagattgaagaatcaTATCTTTATAAGATAAAACATGGTCATCCTCAATCACAGCAATTGATTCGGGAGCAGACCGCGCTCTTTCAATGACTTTTTGATCCAtttgaagagaagagactCTAAGCActgatgaaaatgatgatCGTGTCAATTGGTGTAAAGATCTCAAGATCAAGTGAAGTCTGCAAGATGTTGTTTGGTAGAAGGCTGTCTAATGATTTGATTCAACTTGCTCGGTACTACCACCTCAACCTTAGGGACCTTTGGATTTATATCTTCTCCTGAGCCCCGAAGTATGAGCTCTATTCACTGCTACATACTTGAGAACGTCAGAATCGGAACTAGGTGGCCACAAAGCTCGGAAATGCTTCGCTGTATATTGACCTATGGCGAAACTATAAACTGGATAAATTGTCCACAAATGCTACATCGAATTGTGGATCGCCACGTAAAACAGCCAAGCCTGCAGGTGACAGCCCTGTGCCCaccccttccccccaaacTTGCTTTGAAGATGTTGAGGATATCAGGCCCAGTTTGCACGATATGCTTCTTGCTGGTTATGTGCCTCTATTTCCTCATTTTGCGTGCTCGATGAACCTTGATTGATTCTCCAAGACGTCGGCTCACTTTCCGTTCACTCAAATGATTTCCTCTAACTTTTGGCGGAGCCCTGACCCGTTGAAAATCTTGATGAAGATATTTGACACTTATTATTCGACAGAACCAATCTCACGTACTTCTCCAATCTTACTGTCTATCTACACTGCTTTACTGTGTGATatgatgaaattgatgttCAACTTGTATCGCCGTGTGTTGGTGATCTCTCAGCCGGAATCTTCTTAAGACGGATGTGGAATCTACACCAAACCTTTGCAATACCACTTGGATTCACTCCCTTCGGCTCCTACCATGTCAGATGATCTTCGCCCTGCTATGGCGTAGAGGTAAAAGTCTATGTTGTCTAACCCATGGCCCATCCGCCGATTCTGCTATCAGGTAGTCATGCATAAAAGGCTGCCCACGGTGGATAGCGGTCATGGCACTCAGTATGGCACACGTATATTGGACTGGAGGGTATTTCCGAGGCCACACATCCCCAAATTGACGTCGTGTTACTTGTGAAGAACCTGTTTTAGCCCAGTGATACGATCAAGGCCGATCGCACGAGCCTCTTTGAAAAACGTCAGTATCCACGACTGTATCGGCCAAAACCATATGATACTTCTCTGAAAGACCTAATGATATCATGCTGTGCGGATCAAAGCGCTAGCGGAGACAGATCTTCACAAGATCATCGTCCAGAACTACATCATATATAAGGTTCTTTCCCATGGCTATATCTCAAAGATTGTTTGAGTAAAATATAGGTGATATCATTCTGATAGTTTTATTTGTCACTGCCATGCTTTTCACACGCTCTCAAACCATTCGATCCAGGACTCAGTTGTTTCTGGGTCGACACAACCAAATTTTTTTCCCGCGACAAATCTTCCAAAGACCAGCTACGCTCCGTTACTTCGCTGAGTGTAGATCGGTATACTCTGGAGATCCATTGACCAGAAAACTTGACAAAATTCTGGAAATCCGCCGCCAGAAAGGAAGATTTATTGAGCCAGTCAATCCACGAGAAAGTGCAAAAATGGTGGATTTTGGCTCAAATGAtactctttctctcaactCTTCAGGCCTTTTGCGCAAAGCTTTTCTCGATGAAGTTGTCAAGAATCCTGACTTTGAAGTGGGCAGTCGATCCACGCGGATCTTCGAAGGCACAACTCAGTACTTACTAGACCTGGAAGAATACTTGGCCGGACTTCATCGAGCAGAATCTGCATTATTTTTCCCGTCTGGGTACGAGGCCAATGTTGCTATCTGGTCGACTATTCCTCAACCGGGTGACTTTGTGGTGTATGACGAATACGTTCACGCGAGCATCCATGATGGAATGCGTCAGGGTAGAGCGTCGAAGCGAATGTTCTCTCATAATGACTGTGAATGTCTGCGAGAGTGCCTCCTGGATATATGCAAGTCCAATCCGGCGGTGGCAGAAGGACAACATACAGTTTTCATAGCCCTCGAATCCATCTACAGCATGGATGCTGACATCGTTCCAATCCACGAGATGCTCAATCTGACAAAGGAAATTCTCCCTCGTGGTAATGTGATATTCTCAATCGATGAGGCACATTCCAATGGGTTGATCGGAGAGAATGGATCAGGATTGGTTTGTCACTATGGACTCGAGAGCGAGATTTCTATCCGACTACACACGTGTGGTAAAGGCCTCGGGTCAACTGGAGGTACGTCTCATCTACAGAGCTCTCGGGACAATTTGAAACGATATAGGCTATAACTCATGAACAGCTGCCGTGTTGACCAATGAAACCATGCGGTCATATCTGATCAATTATGCGAGAGGCCTGATCTTCTCTACCGCTCCGGCTTTCCCGTGTCTAGCAGCTGTCAAAGGGGGGTATAACATCGTGGCAAGCAAGGAGGGCGACGAGGTTGGTTCTCAAATGAGCATGGTCCCTTGAGACAAAAAGTTTCTCACTGAAACAATTAACAGCGTCGCCTGCGCCTGCAAAACAACCTCAGCAATTTCTATGAAAAGCTCACTCGGCATCCTACCTGGGCAAAATGTGCTTTCAGCGGCATACTCAGTCTCCCAACTGAAAAAGTGTGGCGCACAGGAGACTTTCTGACTCCAATTATTCCACTCGTCACGGAGCCTGGCCAGGCATCGAGCCTTGCGCGAAAAATGCAGAGTGCAGGGTATCAGGTGAACCCAGTGTTTTACCCCATCGTGCCCCGAGACAAGGAACGGGTTCGACTAGTAATGCATGCAGATAATACATCTGCTCAGATTGACGAGGTAGTCCACCTGATTATGACCTGGGCGACCTCACGGCTTGCGAACCAGTTGCAAAGGTCAGACCGCCTTGTGCCTGAAGGAGACATGTACCAGAACGTGGCATTTTCGGATTGAGCTCTACGGGGTACTTGTTCCCATGTCCGGAGTGTGGGCATGATTTGATCGCAATGAGGTTATTCATCGATTGTCCCGCACAAAATTTTTTTGGTCAGAATTTCATAGATCTATGTAAAAGCAAAACAACTAGTGACCTAGCTGCTAGATTTCATCGCGAGCCCTAGCACTGCAAGACTTGCATATGGGACTAGTCCATACCTAAGGGGCTCATAACTCAAAGACTCGAGACCTGGTCTCTCAAGATTTCCTTGGGTGTGGTCTGCCCACAACTCAGACTTCAGCCGGAGTTGATATGTGCAAGCGAGTCTTCAATGTCGCTTGAAGGACACACCCCTCGGAGGCCGACTGGTTACAATAGCAAGGTTGTAAGGCGTCATTCTGTCGTCTATAATCTGAGGATAGATCCGCTATAATTACCAGACGATCTGATCAAACAAGAGCATCTAACATCTGCAAATAACAGATGTTGggatttaaaaaaaatacaaGATATTTGAAACACTTCAATTTTTTGAAGTTGGGCGGGAGTGAAAGAGTCCGCAAGTGGACAAACCGCTATCAATGGCCTACCGAAGAGTCCTTCGTAAGTGCCAAGGAAATACGGGCCGAGCAGTCTTGGCGGAAATTGAGGCTCCAAGGACCATTTGCAAGTCCCAAAGGGGTGCCGCTACATAAGTCGAGGGTTGGCCCGAAGCCGCTTTAACTATAACCTGTTTGAAACTTTTCAGTTCTATCTAGCCAACAGGTCTTGTGTCCTGCGATGCAGGCCCCTTGACAAAAGCCCGGAGAAGCTAGGCCGGTGCGGGTAGCGGCCATGACTGTCGCAAAACGGGTCGTTGGAATACTTAGTCAAGTCCCTTCTATGCCGGCAGTCCAGCTACGTCATGCGTAATTACACGCGCTTGCCGAATAATCTACGAGTACGTTGAGcacttccaaaaaaaaagatcaggTGGAAAGCCAATGGTTGCAAGTTCATTTCTAGTTCGTGAAGTATTATTTCAAAGACCCATCgcttttcaaaaaaaaaaaaaaaaaaaaaaagggaattGTAAAACAAAAGAATTAGGTCCGTCTGAACGACGGGACCGGGAAAGACGCCCCCCCGAAAAACGCCGCAGCCGCCATGACCCACAAGAATGCAGAAAGTGTTTAAAGCGAAAAAACAAGACAGTCGATCTCAACAACTCTAAGCAGCATCCGCGGTGGGAATAGGCTCAGGGATCTTGGTGACTTGCTGACCAGCGCGAATGACACGCTGACCCATCTCGTCGCGAACGTATTCCGAGTTCTCCTTGTGGCTGCGCTTCCAGATCTCGACCTCGCATCCGCCGCGAATGACACCGACACGCATGGTGGAGAGCAAGTTGTGAGCGGCGTTGGAGTGGTAGTAGATGCCGCCATTGAACATGGCAGTGGCATCCTTGCCGATACCCGAGTTGATCATGGCCTTACCACCGGGGTGGTCCTTGATGAAGTCGGTCACGTCGTGAACAACACCGGCAATGGCGATGAGACCACGGCCATTCTTGGCCTGCTCCACGTACTCGTCCCACTCCATGACGGGCAGCTGATCAAGAGGGGTACCCCAGTCAAGGCGGGCACGCTTCTGgtcaatcttcttctggaGCTGCTGGACGCGACCCTTCTCGATCTCGTTGGAGCGGAACTGCTTGAGATCGTAGGCGAGGCCAAGCTGCTTCCACATCCAGATGGTCCATTTGGTGGGGTCGTACTGGTGCCACTCGATGGCGTTGCGGTAGTCCGAGGGGAACTCGTGGTGGAAGTTGTGGTATCCCTCACCGAGAGTGACAAGGGCGGTAATGACGTGGTCACGAGGGGAGTTGCGGTCATCGAAAGGCTGGTCACCAAGCCAGTGGGCCAGGGAGTTAACGCAGAAGGTAGCCTGctggacgaagaagatgcgcaGAATACCAGCGTAGACGAATCCACCGAACCAGTCACCCCAGCCGAGTCCGGCCACGAGCATGGGGACAATCAGACCCATACCGAAGACGACCTTCAAGTAGTTGCGGTGCTGCCAGATGACAACGGGGTCCTCGTTCAGATCAGAGATGTCGGTACGGCCGATACGCTTGGGGTTCTGCTTCATGACCATCCAGCCGAGGTGAGAGTACCAGAAGCCCTTGCGGACGGAGTAAGGGTCCTTCTCGGTATCGGTGTAGCGGTGGTGAGCACGGTGGCCGCGAGCCCACCAGCGGATGGAACCCTCAacggcaccaccaccaacaaggGCAAGCCAGATGCGGAGAGGCAGAGTAGCGGAGTAGGAGCAGTGAGCCCAGAGACGGTGATAACCTAGAGCCCATCCAGAATTAGTCCCACCAACTCGTTTTCACAGGGGCGGCACGGCAGTGTTAAGAGGGATGGCATGCTTACCTGCGGTGATACCGAGACCAGTGAAGAAGTAGTAGACGACGGCCCAAACGGCAGTCTTCAGTTGGAGAGGCACCCAGAGAGACTGGATGCATCCGTAGGCCGGAATGCCAATGATGAGGAACACGTTCAACCAGTTGACGTGCTTGTACCAGTTCTGACGGGTCATGGCGGTATCGGCAATGTGAACCTTCTTCGTATCCGTCGCCCGAGGGCGAGCAGACTCAGTCTTGGCCGACATGGTGTGTGTCGTGAATGAGTGCGAAGAGGATGTGGAAGGGAAGGGTGATCgattccaaaagaaaagttcACCAGGTAGGGATGGGGAAGCGTTGGTTATTTTATACAAAGGGCCCACCGAAGACCAACGTTGGGGATGGTAGGGTCCTGATCGCCAACAGATGTATGGGGAAGCCCGGCGCAAGGCGAATCAGACGGGCTCTTTACCTAGGAGaaggataaaaaaaaatcacaagATCCCGAGGTCTGCCAGTCGTGTCGAATTGGGACTCAGCAAGACAGAAGAAATGAGCCTCTCGGACAGGACGATCAGCATACGCCTTTGCTTTCCACGGCCTGTCCTGTTCGATCTGCCCTTATTTTTCTTGTCTGTCAGTGGCAAGGTCCCTTCAGTCTGGCCATCGATGACTGATATGGATGTTGGGTCCGCCCCAACGCTTTGTGGCCTGAGGCGAAATGGAGTCTAATCCGTGGAGCCGGCGGAGTTGATTGGCTGCCGTCGGAGTAAGACGGGGCCGCGCCGGATAGCCCAAGCCTAAAGGGGAAGGCTTCCTTGGAATGAACCGGTTGTGGCAAAATATCGAGAAGACGCAACATGCCAACTCTCCTTGCAACCCGATTGAGTCCCGGACCCGCTCGGAACCGATGTGGTTGTGACTGGGATTGTTCGGTAGCTGATTCACTGTGTGGCCATGGAAGAAGGCCTCCAGGTTGTGTGGAATTCGGGAAAGACTGCTGGTGAGACATGAAAGATCCTGTGGTGTCAATTGTCTGACCTGCACGATCATCCCTCGGCGTCCTCTTACTCTGCACTGTACCTTTTTCCGACCGTGCCTGAAACGGAACAGGCCTTCCGTCGAGGAAAACCAATGCCAGCCGGTCCGCCTTTCGTTGGGAGCACGTGATCTGAAGATTGTTCTCAGGCCTAGACCGTTCAACCTTGCCATCAACTGTGCATTCAGAGAGTGGTCCGGTACATGGCGGTACCTCCATTATATGGAGCGACTTAAGAGACTGCCAGTACCCCCATGTACCATGTGGCATGTTCACAGCTTCCCCCAATAATAAGATGGTGTATTGTACAATACTGGCAGGACGCCTTCCCTTGCGAAGCTGGACAAGCAGATCCGCAGAGGCCTGTTCAGAATCCTCCATCCGCCCGATTGATACTTTGCGCAAATTTCGACGCTCTGACGCTTGAAGTGACGACATTTGCTTGACTACCATGCATGCTCCTGTGATTGATCGGACCCCCCGCCAGATTTCAGGTGTCACATGAATAAGAAACAGCCGAAGTTCAACAACCTCCGCGGTCGGGGCCCGTTGCTTGACGCGCCATCGCACGGTCCCCACCGTGCGTCACAGTGACCCTACAGGACATCCATATACACATACTCCATGATATCGAGACCAGCGTAGTGGCGGAGTCTATGAAACCTCAGTAACTCACAGTCCACTCTCCCACCCGACGAGCCACCGCGTGCGGCGTCATTCCGACgcaaaagagagggggggagcGGAGGATTGATTCATCCTTCTGAGTGAGTTGATCAAATGAGGGCAGAAAACACCTCTACGATTGATGCCCTACGCAGGGAGCTCTTGGGACTCCAGACAGTGGGCTGAAAGCGAGCTCCATCCCATGTCCAGACCTGAGTCGAGGGGAACACCTTGAAGGCTGACCCAACCGAGGCTCGAGTTCCATGGTCTCAACGGTTGATCAGCCGTTGAACGAGAACTAGAGCATCAGTTCGCCATTTCGCAATACTCAACAAATTCGTCCCTGCGCCCATGGGCCCTTGACTCAGTCTATTATGTGGACGATATCCATCAGTTATGATGTTGACCGCGATGCACCATCGGCCCGAGGCAGTCCAGGTAGTCTTTCATGAGCCTTGCCAGCAAAGAAAAGCGCTACCCACAGTCGGATCACCTTGACCTGAGAGGGGGTGTGTGTGTTAATGCGCTGGAGTGTGTTGGTACTCTCCTCCTGGTCGTGACGGCAAATGTTACGAGACTCAAATCTCACTCTGTACGTATCCTCCGGGAAGGCTTGTTTCTCATGTAGGGGCTTCGGTACCAGCCCTGGATTTAACTTCTTGCTCACTGGGAATTGGGCCAAGCCGTAAGATCTTGGCTCCCATGAAAACACGGTCGGCTTGTAGTCACTGATGACCTGAGCTATAGCTAGACCTATGCTTAACAACGATTTCACTGCCCTGCGTGGAGGGTTGTCTGCGGTAGGATCCGCAGGACATTCCTGATAAGCACACCCGGCGCCCTCCCCCTTTGACGGGCAGCTCCGTCAGATTGACTTTTGCTTTATCAGATTGACGATCGACTTCAGATAAAGAATCCCCTCGAGATCAAGCGCAGGGATCAATACGCCAGAGACGCGGAGCGGGTGATTGTTTTTGTCACATAGACTGGTCCGACTTCAGCGTGTGCACAGTCTCCGACAGTCTGTCCAGCCCCTCCTTCGCAAGACACAGAGAAATCTCGAGTCTTGAACAAGCTAGGTGAGCAGATGTCATGGTCAAGCTTTCTCTGCACAAGACTACGAACGAGCTGCCCCATCATACTCATCTATTACAAAGGTAGGCGATGGATGGATCATTGTTGGGGCTCTTGTCAAGTCTAGACTGGCTTACTTCTTATCCACCTCTAGCTGTTACCCGTCAAATAGCTATTCAAAATTTTTCCAAACATGATCGCTCATATATTGGCTTATTCTCTTGCCCGCCGGGAACCCCATTCCTCCACACCCATCGTGATGATGCACCATTGCACCTAGTAATCCGCTTTCCCGCACCATGGCGGCTGAACTGTGTGTGTGCTTATCTCCTCCACTTGAGTGGAGGGCGGACGGTCATCCGTCGACCGCCATTCGATCCCAAAACCGCTCCAAGTGCTCCACGCCCCCGCACCGGCAGATAAGCCCAACCCACCTCTCACGTTGCACTCTCTGCTCCCCCAAACCCTCGTGTCTTGTTCCGTGGCACGGCAACACTGACACCCAAGTCCGATCTCAGGCTTTCTCCGAGGCGAAAAACGATCTTTCTAGCGCAACTCGGAGTTGACGACTCCTCCGTAGGGCGTGGGGGAATCCACCCTCTGGTGGCTTGTGACTGGTCCTGGACTCTCCATCGGACTGTGGCTATCTTTGATGAGTCCACTAGAATCCAGTTATGCAATGCTCTTGGCTAAGATCGACTTTCACATCCCGCAACAGATAGGAGGGGGGTCCTGGAGAGCGTTGACAAGAAATGGGCTCTTATCGTCCTGTCCGTGTTACGCTTCCCCACACAAATTGTCGGAGTCACAGATGGCGACGGTAACTCGTGGACGATGCGACTGGTCGGGTCGGGTGCAAAGAAGCTTGGCCTCGGGTCTTTTGACTGGAAAGGCAGCTTCTTAGACTTTGATTTTCAAATTTAATTCTTGGCTTCCCTTGACTCAAAAACTCGGGTGCAACTTGAGTGTAGGGCTTAGTTGAATGATCTTCTGGTGGCAGTTGATTGATAAATGACCCAGCATCCCTCGGTTCTGTGGAAATTCTGAGACCTGGGATCTAGAGCGCTCGAACTCCATCTGATTCAATAGTCCTATTACCAGAGGGACCATCACGACCAGGACCACCACCCTCACCATGGATGGTCCAGATCAAATTGGACCCGATCACAGGCCAGGCCGGACCGTTGGCGACAAGTTTCGTCGAGTGGTCAAGACTTTCACCACGAGGTAGGCCGAATCCAATATCGCACGGGTACTATCCATCTTCTGGATGTGTATCTGCCTCTTTCAATGCAGCAGCGGACTAACTGCGCCGTCGCTCTTTGTAGAGATGGCCTCCTTGGAAGCTACGACTACGCCTACCTTTTCATTCCCCGACTGCCGTTTACGAAACGAGCCCGCAAGTCTGCGCCATTCTTCGGACTAGAGGACCGTGTACCTGTCGTGTTGGCGTTGATTCTCGGTATGTGCGGCTGGACAACTATCCCCCGATGGTGTGACTTGAAGGTCTAACTGTTTCCAGGACTGCAACATGCTTTGTCGATGTTGGCTGGAGGTGCGTTTTTAAACTCCACCGTATCAATAAGAGCTACGACTCTGTGGATCGAGCACTGATGAATCTTTCGCTTAGTGATCTCTCCGCCGATTATTCTCGGTGGCTCGGGAGGGGTCAATTTTGGCGACGAGCTCCATCAATATCTGGTGTCGACCTCGCTGATCGCCTCGGGTCTGTTGAGTGCGATGCAAATGGCACGGTTCCGCATCATTGGCACCAAGTACTTTGTGGGGACCGGCTTGCTCTCAGTGGTTGGTACGTTGCTCGTTGCGCTTGCTTGTCAGCGGATGGATTGAAGAACTCCCTCCTCCGGACTACCACAATATCGGAATCTTCAAAGTCTCACAATGGCTTCTACTCCAGGAACCTCCTTTGCGACCATCACTGTGGCTACCGGCACCTTTTCTCAAATGTACAAGTCAGGTTACTGTCCTACCGACGCGGACGGCAATCGACTGCCCTGTCCCCAAGGCTACGGTGCTCTGCTTGGGACGTCCTGCCTCTGCGCTCTCCTCGAGATCGGTCTTTCTTTCACCAGTAGTCGCATCCTCTCTCGCATTTTTCCGGCTCTGGTCACAGGTCCCACGGTTCTCCTCATCGGCGCCTCGCTCATTCAATCCGGGATGCAAGACTGGGCGGGTGGCACTGGCTGTGTGCCCGCATCGTCGACAGCACCCAGACCACTGTGCCCAAGCGCGAGTGCGCCACACGCTCTGCCCTGGGGAAGCCCCGAGTTTATCGGGCTCGGCTTTCTCGTCTTTGTCACAATCATCCTCTGCGAGCGGTTCGGTCCTCCCATTCTGAAGAGCTGCGCCGTCGTCGTAGGATTGGTCGTTGGATCGATCGTCGCCGCAGCCTGCAACTACTTTGAAAGTTCCGGAATCACCGCCGCACCGGTCGCCTCGTTCCCCTGGGTTCGCACcttccctctctccatctACCCACCTCTGATCCTTCCCTTACTCGCGCTATACATTGTCCTCCTGATGGAATCCATCGGCGACATCGCCGCCACCTGCGACGTCTCCCGCCTGGCCGTTGAAGGCGCCACCTTTGACTCTCGAATCCAAGGCGGCGTTCTGGGCAACGGACTTACCTCGATCATTGCCGGACTCATGACCATCAGTCCCATGTCTGTCTTTGCCCAGAACAACGGTGTTATTGCCCTGACCAAATGTGCCAACCGCACTGCCGGattctgctgctgcttcttcctcGTGATCATGGGAATCTTTTCTAAATTTGCCGCCGCATTGGTGAGTATCCCCAGTGCGGTCCTGGGCGGCATGACC includes:
- a CDS encoding Purine permease; translation: MDGPDQIGPDHRPGRTVGDKFRRVVKTFTTRDGLLGSYDYAYLFIPRLPFTKRARKSAPFFGLEDRVPVVLALILGLQHALSMLAGVISPPIILGGSGGVNFGDELHQYLVSTSLIASGLLSAMQMARFRIIGTKYFVGTGLLSVVGTSFATITVATGTFSQMYKSGYCPTDADGNRLPCPQGYGALLGTSCLCALLEIGLSFTSSRILSRIFPALVTGPTVLLIGASLIQSGMQDWAGGTGCVPASSTAPRPLCPSASAPHALPWGSPEFIGLGFLVFVTIILCERFGPPILKSCAVVVGLVVGSIVAAACNYFESSGITAAPVASFPWVRTFPLSIYPPLILPLLALYIVLLMESIGDIAATCDVSRLAVEGATFDSRIQGGVLGNGLTSIIAGLMTISPMSVFAQNNGVIALTKCANRTAGFCCCFFLVIMGIFSKFAAALVSIPSAVLGGMTTFLFSSVAVSGIRIISTIDFTRRNRFILTASFSLGMGITLVPNWWGYVFTYEGDNHALAGLLNAVDLVMENGFAVCAIMGVILNLIIPEEADEAPAVFHSADPDEVAQTPTVTDLGEDASGKMEHPMPMIK
- a CDS encoding Acyl-CoA desaturase, whose protein sequence is MSAKTESARPRATDTKKVHIADTAMTRQNWYKHVNWLNVFLIIGIPAYGCIQSLWVPLQLKTAVWAVVYYFFTGLGITAGYHRLWAHCSYSATLPLRIWLALVGGGAVEGSIRWWARGHRAHHRYTDTEKDPYSVRKGFWYSHLGWMVMKQNPKRIGRTDISDLNEDPVVIWQHRNYLKVVFGMGLIVPMLVAGLGWGDWFGGFVYAGILRIFFVQQATFCVNSLAHWLGDQPFDDRNSPRDHVITALVTLGEGYHNFHHEFPSDYRNAIEWHQYDPTKWTIWMWKQLGLAYDLKQFRSNEIEKGRVQQLQKKIDQKRARLDWGTPLDQLPVMEWDEYVEQAKNGRGLIAIAGVVHDVTDFIKDHPGGKAMINSGIGKDATAMFNGGIYYHSNAAHNLLSTMRVGVIRGGCEVEIWKRSHKENSEYVRDEMGQRVIRAGQQVTKIPEPIPTADAA